The following proteins are encoded in a genomic region of Ammospiza caudacuta isolate bAmmCau1 chromosome 3, bAmmCau1.pri, whole genome shotgun sequence:
- the SLC3A1 gene encoding neutral and basic amino acid transport protein rBAT, with protein MELSEKGGVQNNGFVQNEDFEDKETATSSQEEMPKTCSVDVEPVAVEETVLKPYPGMPKEVLLQFSSQARYRVTREILFWLVIAGAIVLVCATIAIIALSPKCLDWWQASPIYQIYPRSFRDSNMDGNGDLKGIQEKLDHITYLNIKTIWITSFFKSPLKDLGYGAEDFYDIDPIFGSMTDFENLIAAIHDKGLKVIMDLIPNHTSDKHRWFQLSRNRTGKYTDYYIWQDCRQAAGSVIPPNNWVSVFGNSSWEFDDVRKQCYFHQFGKEQPDLNFRNAAVQQEIHDIIKFWLGKGVDGLSFGTVKFLLEATHLRDEPPVNKSQNGESITAYSQLYHDYTTTQVGLHDIVRSFRHTMDEFSREPGRYRFMGSDDDEKEDIEATMMYYGTTFIQEADFPFNFNLINMKNLSGNSVSEAVNSWMQNMPAGKWPNWAVGSPNAARISTRIGKEYINVMNMLLLTLPGTPVTYYGEEIGMENIASENATLPEKSPMQWDGKANAGFTEGNSSWLPVNSDYQSVNVEMQSAWSNSSLGLYRALTLLRNEELPLNRGWMCHVWNDSDVFVYVRELDGMDRVFMMVLNFGQEATTDLQARVPNLPSEAVVRLSTHFSNAGKVVNTKLIKTEMGEGLVLQYKTAKPVHTMEAFQGKCFVAEKACYSKALNLLYVNC; from the exons ATGGAGCTGAGTGAGAAGGGAGGCGTGCAGAACAATGGATTTGTTCAAAATGAGGATTTTGAGGACAAGGAGACGGCCACCAGTAGCCAAGAAGAAATGCCAAAGACGTGCAGTGTTGATGTGGAGCCGGTGGCTGTGGAGGAGACCGTGCTGAAGCCTTATCCTGGGATGCCAAAGGAGGTCTTGCTGCAGTTCTCCAGCCAGGCCCGCTACAGGGTCACCAGGGAGATCCTCTTCTGGCTGGTGATTGCTGGTGCCATTGTGCTCGTGTGTGCTACAATTGCCATCATTGCTCTCTCTCCCAAGTGCCTGGACTGGTGGCAGGCCAGCCCTATTTATCAGATCTATCCTCGCTCCTTCCGGGACAGCAACATGGACGGGAATGGGGATCTGAAAG gtATCCAAGAAAAACTGGACCATattacatatttaaatataaaaaccaTCTGGATCACCTCTTTCTTTAAATCCCCTTTAAAAGACCTTGGATATGGAGCTGAAGACTTCTATGACATTGATCCCATTTTTGGATCAATGACAGATTTTGAGAATCTAATTGCAGCCATACATGACAAAG ggctAAAGGTGATAATGGATTTAATACCAAACCACACCAGTGACAAGCACCGGTGGTTTCAGCTGAGCCGCAATCGGACAGGGAAGTACACGGACTACTACATCTGGCAGGACTGCAGGCAGGCTGCTGGCTCAGTCATCCCTCCCAACAACTGG GTGAGTGTCTTtgggaattccagctgggagtTTGACGACGTGAGAAAGCAATGCTATTTCCATCAgtttgggaaggagcagccagACTTAAATTTTCGAAACGCAGCTGTCCAGCAGGAAATCCAT GACATTATCAAATTCTGGCTTGGCAAAGGAGTTGATGGACTTAGTTTTGGCACTGTTAAATTTCTCTTAGAAGCAACACATCTCCGGGATGAGCCTCCAGTGAACAAGTCTCAGAATGGA GAGAGTATCACAGCCTATTCCCAGCTCTACCATGACTACACCACCACCCAAGTTGGTTTGCATGACATCGTCCGCAGCTTCCGTCACACCATGGATGAGTTCAGCAGAGAGCCTGGCAGATACAG ATTTATGGGTTCTGATGATGATGAAAAGGAAGATATTGAAGCAACAATGATGTATTATGGAACGACTTTTATCCAAGAAGCAGATTTTCCCTTCAATTTCAACCTAATTAACATGAAAAATCTATCAGGCAACAGTGTTTCTGAAGCTGTCAACTCGTGGATGCAAAACATGCCTGCAGGAAAATGGCCAAACTGGGCA GTTGGAAGTCCTAATGCTGCTCGGATTTCAACTCGGATTGGGAAGGAGTACATCAATGTCATGAACATGCTGCTTTTAACCCTCCCTGGCACTCCTGTAACTTACTATGGTGAAGAAATAGGCATGGAGAACATTGCATCAGAAAAT GCAACCCTCCCAGAGAAATCCCCCATGCAGTGGGATGGAAAAGCTAATGCTGGTTTTACTGAAGGCAACAGCAGCTGGTTACCTGTTAACTCTGACTACCAAAGTGTAAATGTGGAG ATGCAGAGCGCCTGGTCCAACTCAAGCCTGGGTTTGTACAGAGCGCTGACTCTGCTGCGGAACGAGGAGCTGCCCTTGAACCGAGGGTGGATGTGCCACGTCTGGAATGACAGTGACGTGTTCGTGTACGTCAGGGAGCTGGATGGGATGGACAGAGTCTTCATGATGGTGCTCAACTTCGGCCAGGAGGCAACAACAGACCTGCAGGCCAGAGTTCCTAACCTTCCCTCTGAAGCTGTAGTGAGACTCAGTACTCATTTTAGCAATGCTGGCAAAGTGGTCAATACCAAACTAATTAAAACTGAAATGGGAGAAGGCCTGGTCCTACAATATAAAACAGCAAAGCCTGTTCATACTATGGAAGCTTTTCAAGGGAAATGTTTTGTGGCAGAAAAAGCTTGTTATTCCAAGGCCCTCAATTTACTCTATGTGAACTGTTAA